The following proteins are co-located in the Microbulbifer sp. VAAF005 genome:
- a CDS encoding farnesyl diphosphate synthase, whose translation MSSANLPEELKAFLQASSTRVESRIQQALNTPIDGSEKLFEAMRYAALGPGKRLRPALVYACAQVFRGVDFDLAYCDSTAAALECIHAYSLVHDDLPAMDDDDLRRGRPTCHIAYDEATAILAGDALQTQAFELLLAEPLAPQLQLHLMRELATAAGARGMVAGQAIDLNSVDQTLTLDQLEPMHRLKTGALICASARMGALLGGAGERGLEIITRYAQAIGLAFQVQDDILDITAETAVLGKTQGADALRNKPTYVSLLGVDGARDKLAKLHAQAAQALQSLDGDTLLLQQLADYIVQRGH comes from the coding sequence GTGAGTTCCGCAAACCTGCCAGAGGAGCTGAAAGCCTTTCTACAGGCCTCCTCCACACGCGTCGAAAGCCGAATCCAGCAGGCGCTCAACACCCCGATCGACGGCTCAGAAAAGCTGTTCGAAGCAATGCGCTATGCCGCACTGGGCCCCGGCAAACGCCTGCGCCCCGCTCTCGTCTACGCTTGTGCCCAGGTTTTTCGGGGTGTCGATTTTGACCTGGCCTATTGCGATAGCACAGCGGCGGCCCTGGAGTGCATTCACGCCTACTCTCTGGTCCACGACGACCTGCCGGCAATGGATGACGACGACCTACGTCGAGGTCGCCCCACCTGTCATATCGCCTATGACGAAGCCACAGCCATTCTCGCTGGCGACGCACTGCAAACCCAAGCTTTCGAGTTACTTCTCGCAGAACCGCTTGCCCCTCAATTGCAGTTACACCTTATGCGTGAGCTCGCCACTGCGGCGGGGGCCCGAGGTATGGTCGCCGGCCAGGCAATCGACCTGAACTCCGTTGACCAAACCCTCACCCTGGATCAGCTGGAGCCCATGCACCGCCTCAAGACCGGGGCTCTGATTTGTGCCAGCGCACGTATGGGCGCATTGCTGGGCGGTGCCGGCGAGAGGGGACTGGAGATTATTACCCGCTACGCCCAAGCTATTGGCCTGGCATTCCAGGTTCAGGACGATATTCTCGATATCACTGCTGAAACCGCAGTTCTGGGCAAAACCCAGGGCGCCGATGCCCTGCGCAACAAACCCACTTATGTCTCTCTGCTCGGCGTCGACGGCGCCCGGGACAAGCTGGCAAAACTGCACGCCCAGGCCGCCCAGGCACTGCAAAGTCTCGATGGCGATACCCTGCTACTACAGCAGCTCGCAGACTATATCGTGCAGCGCGGACACTAA
- a CDS encoding exodeoxyribonuclease VII small subunit: protein MAAKKKTATFEESLEALEQLVERLEGGDLPLEEALADFEKGVKLTRECQQKLAKAEQKVKLLIEESGNIRELPFDADDNSGDPV from the coding sequence ATGGCGGCAAAGAAAAAAACAGCAACTTTTGAAGAGAGTCTCGAGGCGTTGGAACAGCTGGTTGAGCGACTCGAAGGCGGAGATCTCCCATTGGAGGAGGCTCTCGCTGATTTCGAAAAGGGAGTGAAACTCACCCGGGAGTGCCAACAGAAGCTCGCCAAAGCCGAGCAGAAAGTGAAGCTGTTAATTGAAGAGAGCGGCAATATCCGCGAGCTCCCCTTTGATGCCGACGACAACTCCGGGGACCCAGTTTAA